One Microtus pennsylvanicus isolate mMicPen1 chromosome 3, mMicPen1.hap1, whole genome shotgun sequence DNA window includes the following coding sequences:
- the Paqr5 gene encoding membrane progestin receptor gamma isoform X2, with the protein MPLKNGLPLKDAHLRSTGWARLRPMSEVTQISLVCHSSEWDLLGGRRDPNCLARPGIKMLSWKLPRLFRVDQVPQVFHEQGILFGYRHPQSSATACILSLFQMTNETLNIWTHLLPFWFFVWRFVTALYMTDIQNDSYSWPMLVYMCTSCVYPLASSCAHTFSSMSKNARHICYFLDYGAVNLFSLGSAIAYSAYTFPDALICSTFHECYVALAVLNTILSTGLSCYSRFLELQKPRLCKLLRVLAFAYPYTWDSLPIFYRLFLFPGESSRNEAILYHQKHMVMTLLASFLYSAHLPERLAPGRFDYIDSHSLDFTCSEGQFSLGKCHLLVLLSVSFP; encoded by the exons GGAAGTCACCCAGATATCCCTGGTATGCCACAGTTCTGAGTGGGACCTGCTGGGAGGCCGGAGAGACCCCAACTGCCTTGCCCGGCCTGGTATCAAGATGCTGAGTTGGAAGCTCCCTAGGCTGTTCCGTGTAGACCAGGTGCCTCAG GTGTTCCATGAGCAGGGCATCCTCTTTGGCTACCGACACCCACAGAGTTCCGCCACTGCCTGTATCCTCAGCCTTTTCCAAATGACCAATGAGACTCTCAACATCTGGACGCACTTGCTACCCTTCTG GTTCTTTGTGTGGAGGTTCGTGACTGCACTGTATATGACAGACATCCAGAATGACAGCTACTCGTGGCCTATGCTCGTGTACATGTGCACCAGCTGTGTGTACCCCCTCGCATCCAGCTGTGCACACACCTTCAGCTCTATGTCCAAGAACGCCCGGCATATCTGCTACTTTCTGGACTATGGTGCTGTCAACCTCTTCAGCCTGG GCTCCGCCATCGCCTACTCTGCATACACGTTCCCTGATGCACTGATCTGCAGTACCTTCCATGAATGCTACGTGGCCCTGGCCGTGCTGAACACCATTCTTAGCACTGGTCTCTCCTGCTACTCCAG GTTTCTTGAACTCCAGAAGCCCCGGCTCTGTAAGCTGCTCCGAGTCCTCGCCTTTGCCTACCCCTACACCTGGGACTCGCTTCCTATCTTCTACCGG CTCTTCCTGTTCCCAGGAGAGAGTTCAAGAAATGAAGCCATCTTGTATCACCAGAAGCACATGGTCATGACCCTCCTGGCCTCTTTCTTGTACTCAGCTCACCTGCCGGAGCGACTGGCTCCTGGACGCTTTGACTACATCG ACAGCCACAGCTTGGACTTCACATGTTCAGAGGGACAGTTCAGTCTTGGAAAGTGCCATCTTCTCGTCCTGCTTTCTGTGTCATTTCCCTAA
- the Paqr5 gene encoding membrane progestin receptor gamma isoform X4, protein MTDIQNDSYSWPMLVYMCTSCVYPLASSCAHTFSSMSKNARHICYFLDYGAVNLFSLGSAIAYSAYTFPDALICSTFHECYVALAVLNTILSTGLSCYSRFLELQKPRLCKLLRVLAFAYPYTWDSLPIFYRLFLFPGESSRNEAILYHQKHMVMTLLASFLYSAHLPERLAPGRFDYIGHSHQLFHVCVILATHLQMEAILLDKTLRKEWLLATSRPFSWPQIAAALLLCIIFSLSNIIYFSAALYRIPEPELHEKET, encoded by the exons ATGACAGACATCCAGAATGACAGCTACTCGTGGCCTATGCTCGTGTACATGTGCACCAGCTGTGTGTACCCCCTCGCATCCAGCTGTGCACACACCTTCAGCTCTATGTCCAAGAACGCCCGGCATATCTGCTACTTTCTGGACTATGGTGCTGTCAACCTCTTCAGCCTGG GCTCCGCCATCGCCTACTCTGCATACACGTTCCCTGATGCACTGATCTGCAGTACCTTCCATGAATGCTACGTGGCCCTGGCCGTGCTGAACACCATTCTTAGCACTGGTCTCTCCTGCTACTCCAG GTTTCTTGAACTCCAGAAGCCCCGGCTCTGTAAGCTGCTCCGAGTCCTCGCCTTTGCCTACCCCTACACCTGGGACTCGCTTCCTATCTTCTACCGG CTCTTCCTGTTCCCAGGAGAGAGTTCAAGAAATGAAGCCATCTTGTATCACCAGAAGCACATGGTCATGACCCTCCTGGCCTCTTTCTTGTACTCAGCTCACCTGCCGGAGCGACTGGCTCCTGGACGCTTTGACTACATCG GCCACAGTCACCAGCTGTTTCATGTGTGCGTGATCCTGGCCACACACTTGCAGATGGAAGCCATCCTGCTGGATAAGACTCTGAGGAAGGAGTGGCTTTTGGCCACCTCCAGACCCTTCTCCTGGCCCCAGATAGCAGCAGCCTTGCTTCTGTGCATCATCTTCAGCCTCAGCAACATTATTTATTTCTCAGCTGCTCTCTATCGGATTCCTGAGCCTGAATTACATGAAAAGGAAACGTGA
- the Paqr5 gene encoding membrane progestin receptor gamma isoform X1, translating to MPLKNGLPLKDAHLRSTGWARLRPMSEVTQISLVCHSSEWDLLGGRRDPNCLARPGIKMLSWKLPRLFRVDQVPQVFHEQGILFGYRHPQSSATACILSLFQMTNETLNIWTHLLPFWFFVWRFVTALYMTDIQNDSYSWPMLVYMCTSCVYPLASSCAHTFSSMSKNARHICYFLDYGAVNLFSLGSAIAYSAYTFPDALICSTFHECYVALAVLNTILSTGLSCYSRFLELQKPRLCKLLRVLAFAYPYTWDSLPIFYRLFLFPGESSRNEAILYHQKHMVMTLLASFLYSAHLPERLAPGRFDYIGHSHQLFHVCVILATHLQMEAILLDKTLRKEWLLATSRPFSWPQIAAALLLCIIFSLSNIIYFSAALYRIPEPELHEKET from the exons GGAAGTCACCCAGATATCCCTGGTATGCCACAGTTCTGAGTGGGACCTGCTGGGAGGCCGGAGAGACCCCAACTGCCTTGCCCGGCCTGGTATCAAGATGCTGAGTTGGAAGCTCCCTAGGCTGTTCCGTGTAGACCAGGTGCCTCAG GTGTTCCATGAGCAGGGCATCCTCTTTGGCTACCGACACCCACAGAGTTCCGCCACTGCCTGTATCCTCAGCCTTTTCCAAATGACCAATGAGACTCTCAACATCTGGACGCACTTGCTACCCTTCTG GTTCTTTGTGTGGAGGTTCGTGACTGCACTGTATATGACAGACATCCAGAATGACAGCTACTCGTGGCCTATGCTCGTGTACATGTGCACCAGCTGTGTGTACCCCCTCGCATCCAGCTGTGCACACACCTTCAGCTCTATGTCCAAGAACGCCCGGCATATCTGCTACTTTCTGGACTATGGTGCTGTCAACCTCTTCAGCCTGG GCTCCGCCATCGCCTACTCTGCATACACGTTCCCTGATGCACTGATCTGCAGTACCTTCCATGAATGCTACGTGGCCCTGGCCGTGCTGAACACCATTCTTAGCACTGGTCTCTCCTGCTACTCCAG GTTTCTTGAACTCCAGAAGCCCCGGCTCTGTAAGCTGCTCCGAGTCCTCGCCTTTGCCTACCCCTACACCTGGGACTCGCTTCCTATCTTCTACCGG CTCTTCCTGTTCCCAGGAGAGAGTTCAAGAAATGAAGCCATCTTGTATCACCAGAAGCACATGGTCATGACCCTCCTGGCCTCTTTCTTGTACTCAGCTCACCTGCCGGAGCGACTGGCTCCTGGACGCTTTGACTACATCG GCCACAGTCACCAGCTGTTTCATGTGTGCGTGATCCTGGCCACACACTTGCAGATGGAAGCCATCCTGCTGGATAAGACTCTGAGGAAGGAGTGGCTTTTGGCCACCTCCAGACCCTTCTCCTGGCCCCAGATAGCAGCAGCCTTGCTTCTGTGCATCATCTTCAGCCTCAGCAACATTATTTATTTCTCAGCTGCTCTCTATCGGATTCCTGAGCCTGAATTACATGAAAAGGAAACGTGA
- the Paqr5 gene encoding membrane progestin receptor gamma isoform X3, which translates to MLSWKLPRLFRVDQVPQVFHEQGILFGYRHPQSSATACILSLFQMTNETLNIWTHLLPFWFFVWRFVTALYMTDIQNDSYSWPMLVYMCTSCVYPLASSCAHTFSSMSKNARHICYFLDYGAVNLFSLGSAIAYSAYTFPDALICSTFHECYVALAVLNTILSTGLSCYSRFLELQKPRLCKLLRVLAFAYPYTWDSLPIFYRLFLFPGESSRNEAILYHQKHMVMTLLASFLYSAHLPERLAPGRFDYIGHSHQLFHVCVILATHLQMEAILLDKTLRKEWLLATSRPFSWPQIAAALLLCIIFSLSNIIYFSAALYRIPEPELHEKET; encoded by the exons ATGCTGAGTTGGAAGCTCCCTAGGCTGTTCCGTGTAGACCAGGTGCCTCAG GTGTTCCATGAGCAGGGCATCCTCTTTGGCTACCGACACCCACAGAGTTCCGCCACTGCCTGTATCCTCAGCCTTTTCCAAATGACCAATGAGACTCTCAACATCTGGACGCACTTGCTACCCTTCTG GTTCTTTGTGTGGAGGTTCGTGACTGCACTGTATATGACAGACATCCAGAATGACAGCTACTCGTGGCCTATGCTCGTGTACATGTGCACCAGCTGTGTGTACCCCCTCGCATCCAGCTGTGCACACACCTTCAGCTCTATGTCCAAGAACGCCCGGCATATCTGCTACTTTCTGGACTATGGTGCTGTCAACCTCTTCAGCCTGG GCTCCGCCATCGCCTACTCTGCATACACGTTCCCTGATGCACTGATCTGCAGTACCTTCCATGAATGCTACGTGGCCCTGGCCGTGCTGAACACCATTCTTAGCACTGGTCTCTCCTGCTACTCCAG GTTTCTTGAACTCCAGAAGCCCCGGCTCTGTAAGCTGCTCCGAGTCCTCGCCTTTGCCTACCCCTACACCTGGGACTCGCTTCCTATCTTCTACCGG CTCTTCCTGTTCCCAGGAGAGAGTTCAAGAAATGAAGCCATCTTGTATCACCAGAAGCACATGGTCATGACCCTCCTGGCCTCTTTCTTGTACTCAGCTCACCTGCCGGAGCGACTGGCTCCTGGACGCTTTGACTACATCG GCCACAGTCACCAGCTGTTTCATGTGTGCGTGATCCTGGCCACACACTTGCAGATGGAAGCCATCCTGCTGGATAAGACTCTGAGGAAGGAGTGGCTTTTGGCCACCTCCAGACCCTTCTCCTGGCCCCAGATAGCAGCAGCCTTGCTTCTGTGCATCATCTTCAGCCTCAGCAACATTATTTATTTCTCAGCTGCTCTCTATCGGATTCCTGAGCCTGAATTACATGAAAAGGAAACGTGA